The Candidatus Saccharimonadales bacterium genome includes a window with the following:
- a CDS encoding methylated-DNA--[protein]-cysteine S-methyltransferase — MAESSGFKVGVYQLVARIPRGRVMTYGQIAALLGSPRSARIVGQVAHWGPLDLPWQRVVHKDGALARGYTTGGLEAHKRDLKAEGVMVDHKYRVVGLESLLWWPND; from the coding sequence ATGGCCGAGTCTAGCGGTTTTAAAGTCGGCGTTTATCAACTAGTCGCTCGAATTCCCAGGGGGCGAGTCATGACCTATGGGCAGATTGCTGCGCTGTTGGGTTCGCCCCGTTCGGCTAGAATCGTCGGTCAAGTAGCGCATTGGGGTCCGCTAGATTTGCCCTGGCAGCGAGTCGTCCACAAAGATGGCGCTCTGGCTCGGGGCTACACCACTGGAGGGTTAGAGGCCCATAAACGAGATCTAAAAGCCGAAGGGGTGATGGTTGATCATAAATATCGGGTGGTTGG